One genomic region from Kamptonema formosum PCC 6407 encodes:
- a CDS encoding DUF6745 domain-containing protein, which translates to MIDKLTPEQEALIPVYREKWRAIALSTEPINREKAADAVKAIYAAIGQQEPKIIFFDSPCAAHQNLLSLGSLPYSLYDLIRLEVRIAIKIILGSQLNIKLWEEIGKLFTIEFDSCFSIQIGNEIIGEITEEEAVEIEAYFWGVIMQEDLAEEASIMDYCISGLTLSSRKSQYKWELYQSLAENCGWIYTLEEICYVCDRPRILSLDSQQRLHAEGSPAIQFADGFSVYAYHGVRLPEKYGKFHPQQWRSEWLLSEDNAELRRVLIQGIGYDRICQELAAVELDTWQQYTLLKIDNNVDIEAIYLLKMTCPSTGYLHVLRVPPDVESAREAIRWVNWGIDPEEFAVQT; encoded by the coding sequence ATGATTGACAAGCTTACACCTGAGCAAGAGGCTTTGATTCCAGTCTATCGGGAAAAATGGAGAGCGATCGCGCTTTCTACTGAGCCAATTAACCGCGAGAAAGCCGCTGATGCAGTCAAAGCTATCTATGCTGCGATCGGTCAACAAGAGCCAAAAATTATTTTCTTTGATAGTCCTTGTGCTGCCCATCAAAATCTCTTATCGCTCGGCAGTTTACCTTATTCCCTATATGATTTAATTCGCCTTGAAGTTAGGATTGCAATCAAAATAATATTGGGAAGCCAGTTAAATATTAAACTATGGGAGGAAATAGGAAAATTGTTTACAATAGAATTTGATTCGTGTTTTAGTATTCAAATTGGCAATGAAATTATAGGCGAAATAACGGAGGAAGAAGCAGTAGAAATAGAAGCATATTTTTGGGGAGTAATTATGCAGGAGGATTTGGCTGAGGAAGCATCAATAATGGACTACTGTATTTCCGGCTTAACACTATCTTCTAGAAAAAGTCAGTATAAATGGGAATTGTATCAATCCCTAGCCGAGAATTGTGGCTGGATTTATACTTTAGAAGAAATTTGCTATGTGTGCGATCGCCCCCGCATCCTTTCCTTAGACTCTCAACAGCGACTCCACGCAGAAGGATCGCCCGCAATTCAATTTGCTGATGGTTTCAGCGTGTACGCCTATCATGGCGTGAGATTACCTGAAAAATACGGAAAATTTCACCCTCAACAGTGGCGTTCAGAATGGCTATTATCGGAGGATAACGCCGAACTTCGACGAGTGCTAATTCAAGGAATAGGTTATGATAGAATTTGCCAAGAATTGGCAGCAGTAGAGTTAGATACTTGGCAACAATACACGCTGTTAAAAATAGATAATAATGTCGATATTGAGGCAATTTATTTGTTAAAGATGACTTGTCCTAGTACCGGATACCTTCATGTTTTGCGCGTACCGCCTGATGTAGAATCAGCTAGGGAGGCTATTCGGTGGGTAAATTGGGGAATCGATCCAGAGGAATTTGCTGTACAAACTTAA
- a CDS encoding XisI protein: protein MDRLAEYRQIVRTFLMEYSKTKPINGDIEVQVLCDTEHDHYQLVDLGWEGHHRIYSCLIHLDIQNGKVWIQRNQTDELIAENLVLMGVAREDIVLGLQPPYARQFTSYGVA from the coding sequence ATGGATAGACTAGCTGAATATCGGCAAATTGTGCGTACTTTCCTGATGGAATATAGCAAGACTAAACCCATCAATGGCGATATTGAAGTACAGGTTTTATGTGACACTGAACACGATCATTATCAATTAGTGGACTTAGGTTGGGAAGGCCACCATCGGATTTATAGCTGTCTGATTCATTTAGATATCCAAAATGGAAAAGTCTGGATTCAGCGCAATCAAACTGATGAACTGATTGCTGAAAATTTAGTGCTGATGGGTGTGGCACGGGAAGATATTGTTTTGGGGCTTCAGCCTCCCTATGCAAGACAGTTTACCAGCTATGGTGTGGCTTAG
- a CDS encoding element excision factor XisH family protein, which yields MSARDVFHESVISALQKDNWVITHDPLRLKFGEDDRLSIDLGAEQLLAAERGLQQIAVEVKSFLSESAMFDFHLALGQFLNYRLALRRLEPSRSLYLAIPIAAYNSFFYRALPQAAMIEYQLKLLIYDPTNEVIVQWID from the coding sequence ATGTCTGCCAGGGATGTCTTCCATGAATCTGTGATATCTGCTCTCCAGAAGGATAATTGGGTAATTACCCACGATCCACTAAGGCTAAAGTTTGGCGAAGACGATCGGCTTAGTATTGACTTGGGAGCAGAACAGCTTTTAGCCGCAGAGCGTGGTTTGCAGCAGATTGCAGTGGAGGTTAAAAGCTTTCTGAGTGAATCAGCGATGTTTGATTTCCACTTAGCCCTCGGTCAATTTCTGAATTATCGCTTAGCGCTTAGGAGACTAGAGCCGTCGCGATCGCTTTATTTGGCAATTCCGATCGCTGCATACAATTCATTTTTCTATCGTGCTTTACCCCAAGCAGCGATGATTGAGTATCAATTGAAGCTGTTAATATATGACCCTACGAATGAGGTGATTGTGCAATGGATAGACTAG
- a CDS encoding type II toxin-antitoxin system VapB family antitoxin: MVTTLEIDKTLLQEALDLSNHPTPTTLIEAALREYIQRRKQLKILELFGTIDYDEEYNYKQQRQTL, from the coding sequence ATGGTAACTACGCTCGAAATTGACAAAACTCTTCTTCAAGAAGCCCTCGATCTGAGTAACCATCCAACACCTACTACATTAATCGAAGCGGCTTTACGCGAGTACATTCAGCGTCGTAAACAACTAAAAATATTGGAATTATTTGGTACTATTGACTACGATGAAGAGTATAATTACAAGCAACAGCGACAAACGTTATGA